In Halorhabdus tiamatea SARL4B, a genomic segment contains:
- a CDS encoding helix-turn-helix transcriptional regulator, whose translation MSERAAAVVSLLVIVGLTAPIVIASGSLGVESGEVDAATENVAVPESGPDANSRDDPLATESPLAIGDDRFDRTLFEITVYENRSARWRFQFTQQLNDTNEADFDAYAAEFRENETELYRGFVASAQELTRTGTNVTGREMNATKFSRDAYTGSFDNLGVVEMSFVWTNFAEPRNGGSVVGDVFEGGLAINADQRLRIVAGPSLTIDGDSVDPLPSNTTAGTLTGADAVEWVGEYVFADQRPRVAFDPVAAETTTATSAVTTTAGAEEQPTDRTTSEHTGTTTSSNATTDGPDADTDGTTVAADGMGGIGVDWMVVGLVAITLVVVIGTWRLGYFDVGEESGGSAGDAGTDDGGSGDGGAAADAGGSAVTDAALVSDDDRVRQLLEDNGGRMKQTEIVEATQWSKSKVSMLLSEMEDEGKVTKLRVGRENIVSLPGSEPEAARSPFEDLDDEK comes from the coding sequence ATGTCTGAACGGGCAGCGGCGGTTGTCTCTCTGCTGGTGATCGTCGGGTTGACGGCCCCGATCGTGATCGCGAGCGGGTCGCTCGGGGTCGAATCGGGGGAAGTCGATGCAGCCACGGAGAACGTCGCCGTCCCTGAATCCGGTCCGGACGCAAACAGTCGGGACGACCCCCTGGCCACAGAGTCGCCACTTGCCATCGGTGACGACCGATTCGATCGAACACTCTTCGAGATCACGGTCTACGAGAACCGCTCGGCCCGGTGGCGTTTTCAGTTCACCCAGCAGCTAAACGACACGAACGAGGCGGACTTCGATGCCTACGCGGCCGAGTTCCGCGAAAACGAGACGGAACTCTACCGGGGATTCGTCGCCAGCGCCCAGGAGTTGACCCGGACCGGGACGAACGTGACTGGACGGGAGATGAACGCCACCAAGTTCTCGCGTGACGCCTACACCGGGAGCTTCGACAACCTCGGGGTCGTCGAGATGTCGTTCGTCTGGACGAACTTCGCCGAGCCCCGAAACGGGGGCAGCGTCGTCGGCGACGTCTTCGAGGGGGGACTCGCCATCAACGCGGACCAGCGACTCCGCATCGTGGCTGGCCCGTCGCTCACGATCGACGGCGACAGCGTCGACCCGCTGCCGTCGAACACCACCGCGGGAACACTGACCGGAGCGGACGCTGTCGAGTGGGTCGGCGAGTACGTCTTCGCGGACCAGCGGCCGCGCGTGGCGTTCGATCCCGTCGCCGCGGAGACGACGACCGCCACCAGCGCAGTGACGACGACGGCTGGGGCTGAAGAGCAGCCAACAGACCGGACGACTAGCGAACACACCGGGACGACGACCTCGTCGAACGCGACCACTGACGGCCCTGACGCTGACACCGACGGGACGACGGTCGCTGCCGACGGGATGGGTGGTATCGGAGTCGACTGGATGGTCGTCGGTCTCGTGGCGATCACGCTCGTCGTCGTGATCGGAACCTGGCGGCTGGGATATTTCGACGTCGGCGAGGAAAGCGGTGGGTCGGCCGGCGACGCCGGAACCGACGACGGTGGCTCGGGAGACGGTGGAGCAGCGGCCGACGCGGGCGGATCGGCAGTCACCGACGCCGCGCTGGTGAGTGACGACGACCGGGTTCGGCAACTGCTCGAAGACAACGGCGGCCGGATGAAACAGACGGAGATCGTCGAGGCGACCCAGTGGTCGAAGTCCAAGGTGAGCATGCTGCTCTCGGAGATGGAAGACGAGGGGAAGGTCACGAAGCTCCGGGTCGGCCGGGAGAACATCGTGAGTCTTCCCGGGTCCGAGCCGGAAGCCGCGCGTTCGCCGTTCGAGGACCTCGACGACGAAAAGTGA
- a CDS encoding MATE family efflux transporter: MDDSGPQTNVTEGGLLRPMLDIAWPLVVFQLLNVAYNVTDTIWLGHYSADAVGALSIAWPLVFLFISVAGGFNSAGAILVAQYTGADSEGSAGKVTGNQLTFVIGMAAILGVLGFLLSGQLLALLPSSAGTTERIIPMANDYMEIFYLGLPFLFTFFVFSTVMRGYGDTKTPMYVMAGSVALNVVIDPILIFGFAGNPLFAPPGLDVIGATLADLTSFSGLGIGGAALATVSSRGLAAVVGIGLLFFGGYGPDVRIKHLWPDLEVIRKIVDLGLPTTAEQSAAALGQITMTAMVSMFSPAVVAAYGLTNRIGTIVFLPSMGLGRATNTMVGQNLGAEKPDRAERATWVAAKAAVAVLLIAAVVAFVFPEPIVGVFLGTGTEEAAITLAFAATYLQVRAVEFGFMGLFQVILGAFRGAGNTRTAMVLSIIALWLGRVPLVYLLAVNPGFLNELGIWIGFAAGDIIGGIVAVLWFTRGTWKEAVIEKAGPDDGEPPPGEADAVETG; this comes from the coding sequence GTGGACGATTCCGGGCCGCAGACGAACGTGACGGAAGGGGGACTGCTCCGCCCGATGCTCGATATCGCGTGGCCGCTGGTGGTCTTTCAGCTGTTGAACGTCGCGTACAACGTGACTGATACGATCTGGCTGGGACACTACTCGGCCGACGCAGTCGGCGCGCTGAGCATCGCGTGGCCGCTGGTGTTCCTGTTTATCTCGGTCGCCGGCGGGTTCAACTCCGCGGGCGCAATCCTGGTCGCCCAGTACACTGGTGCGGACAGCGAAGGCTCGGCGGGCAAGGTGACGGGCAATCAGCTAACCTTCGTCATCGGTATGGCCGCGATTCTGGGCGTCCTCGGCTTTCTGCTCTCTGGTCAGTTGCTCGCACTGTTGCCATCGAGTGCGGGGACGACCGAGCGGATCATCCCGATGGCCAACGACTACATGGAGATCTTCTACCTCGGCCTGCCGTTCCTGTTTACCTTCTTCGTCTTCTCGACAGTCATGCGCGGGTACGGCGACACGAAGACGCCGATGTACGTCATGGCCGGCAGCGTCGCCCTCAACGTCGTGATCGACCCGATTCTCATCTTCGGGTTCGCCGGCAACCCGCTGTTCGCACCGCCGGGACTGGACGTGATCGGGGCGACACTCGCTGACCTGACGAGCTTTAGCGGGCTGGGGATCGGCGGGGCCGCACTCGCGACGGTCTCCTCGCGGGGGCTTGCGGCAGTCGTCGGCATCGGCCTGCTGTTCTTCGGCGGATACGGTCCCGACGTCCGGATCAAGCACCTGTGGCCGGACCTCGAGGTCATCCGGAAGATCGTCGACCTCGGCCTCCCGACGACGGCCGAACAGTCGGCTGCCGCACTCGGCCAGATCACGATGACTGCGATGGTGTCGATGTTCTCGCCCGCGGTCGTGGCCGCCTACGGCCTCACCAACCGGATCGGGACCATCGTCTTCCTGCCGTCGATGGGGCTGGGCCGGGCGACCAACACGATGGTCGGCCAGAACCTGGGGGCCGAAAAGCCCGATCGCGCCGAGCGGGCCACTTGGGTCGCCGCGAAGGCTGCCGTCGCCGTGCTCCTGATCGCGGCGGTCGTCGCTTTCGTCTTCCCCGAGCCGATCGTCGGCGTGTTCCTCGGGACTGGCACCGAGGAGGCGGCGATCACGCTCGCGTTCGCCGCGACGTATCTCCAGGTCAGGGCCGTCGAGTTCGGCTTCATGGGGCTGTTCCAGGTCATCCTCGGGGCGTTCCGCGGTGCGGGCAACACCCGGACGGCGATGGTCCTCTCGATCATCGCGCTGTGGCTGGGCCGTGTCCCGCTGGTGTATCTGCTGGCGGTCAACCCCGGATTCCTGAACGAACTGGGCATCTGGATCGGGTTCGCCGCCGGCGACATCATCGGCGGGATCGTCGCCGTGTTGTGGTTCACTCGCGGGACCTGGAAGGAAGCCGTCATCGAGAAGGCCGGTCCCGACGACGGCGAACCCCCGCCCGGAGAGGCCGACGCAGTCGAGACAGGCTGA
- a CDS encoding FAD-binding and (Fe-S)-binding domain-containing protein, with translation MGTSDQVGPGVPGGIDPAADSRATYDYVSDDVQRPGLVSDLEERIAGDVRFDEYSRQLYATDASAYEVLPIGVVFPRSTDDVASVVEYCAAREIPVLPRGGGTSLAGQTVNEAVVLDFTRYMDNVLETDPDAARARVQAGTYIGDMNAAFAEHDLKFAPDPAYGDKSAVAGAIGNNSTGSHSLKYGKTDAYVESVEVVLADGTVTEFGEVTLAELDDKADPDGDLEARIYAEVSRILDEETETIDEIFPDLKRNVSGYNLDRLVDEAADGSVNLARLLAGSEGTLAVITEAEVSLEPVPETKSIALLAYADLIDAMEDVSIILEHDPSALEVLDDTLLELAGKTEEFGPLVAEMVPEGTGAMLLVEFYADSDEEGRQKVADLIADRVPDGESELDPSEGASEITDDPHYAFDAQEAHDDDERKRFWKLRKSGNPILLGRTTDAKHISFIEDTAVPPENLPEYVADFQDLLEDVGTFAAFYAHAGPGCLHIRPLVNTKTTEGIEQFEAIAEGATDLVVEYGGSVSGEHGDGRARSQFNRKLYGEDLWGTFEDLKTAFDPDWLLNPGNVCGDHDMTENLRFSPEYDFELGFDPVLEWDNDNGMQGMVELCHGCGGCRGPQDTTGGVMCPTFRASEEEITSTRGRANMLRQAMSGDLPDDVTDEAFMTEVLDLCVGCKGCAKDCPSEVDMAKLKAEVSHQHHQEHGSSLRDKVFGNVDRLLPLGSALAPISNWAQRLPGQGLIQEKVLGIARERSFPTFYRETFVDWFASHEPAVSVAEADQKVLLFPDTFSNYNRPQAGKAAVRVLEAAGVHVDVPDDVVDSGRAAHSKGFLEKAKRHAEDNVETLAPKVGEGWDVVSVEPSVAVMFQLDYLDLLSGPDAETVANNTYGIFEYLDTHDLVGDLDVDPNARPLTYHGHCHQKAIKKDHYTADVLDTVGFTVDELDSSCCGMSGSFGYEAEHYSLSQSMADILFDQIEDSSGERVIAPGASCRHQIGEHEGASDDPPHPIEVLAEGLEA, from the coding sequence ATGGGAACCAGTGACCAGGTCGGACCCGGGGTGCCGGGCGGAATCGATCCGGCCGCCGACAGTCGGGCCACGTACGATTACGTCAGCGACGACGTCCAGCGGCCGGGCCTCGTCAGCGACCTCGAGGAGCGCATCGCTGGCGACGTTCGCTTCGACGAGTACTCCCGGCAACTGTACGCGACTGACGCGAGTGCCTACGAAGTGTTACCGATCGGCGTCGTCTTCCCGCGCTCGACCGACGACGTCGCGAGCGTCGTCGAATACTGCGCCGCCCGCGAGATCCCCGTCCTCCCACGCGGCGGCGGCACGAGCCTCGCCGGCCAGACGGTCAACGAGGCCGTCGTCCTGGATTTCACCCGGTACATGGACAACGTGCTCGAGACGGATCCTGACGCCGCCCGGGCTCGCGTCCAGGCCGGAACCTACATCGGCGACATGAACGCGGCCTTCGCCGAGCACGACCTGAAGTTCGCGCCGGATCCCGCCTACGGCGACAAGAGCGCGGTCGCGGGTGCGATCGGCAACAACTCCACCGGGTCACACTCGCTGAAGTACGGCAAAACCGACGCCTACGTCGAGTCGGTCGAGGTCGTCCTCGCCGACGGCACCGTGACGGAGTTCGGCGAAGTGACGCTGGCGGAACTCGATGACAAAGCCGACCCCGACGGCGACCTCGAAGCCCGCATCTACGCCGAGGTGAGCCGCATCCTCGACGAAGAGACCGAAACCATCGACGAGATCTTCCCGGATCTGAAGCGCAACGTCTCTGGATACAACCTCGACCGACTCGTCGACGAGGCCGCAGACGGATCGGTCAACCTCGCACGCCTGCTGGCAGGCAGCGAGGGAACCCTCGCCGTGATCACCGAGGCGGAGGTCTCCTTGGAGCCAGTACCCGAGACCAAGTCGATCGCGCTGCTGGCGTACGCGGACCTCATCGACGCGATGGAGGACGTCTCGATCATTCTCGAACACGACCCCTCCGCACTCGAGGTGCTCGACGACACACTGCTGGAACTCGCCGGCAAGACCGAGGAGTTCGGCCCGCTAGTCGCGGAGATGGTGCCCGAGGGGACCGGCGCGATGTTGCTGGTGGAGTTCTACGCCGACAGCGACGAGGAAGGCCGCCAGAAAGTCGCCGACCTGATCGCCGATCGGGTGCCCGACGGCGAGAGCGAGCTGGATCCGAGCGAGGGGGCCAGCGAAATCACCGACGACCCACACTACGCATTCGACGCCCAGGAGGCCCACGACGACGACGAACGCAAGCGATTCTGGAAACTCCGCAAGAGCGGCAACCCGATCCTCCTGGGGCGGACGACCGACGCGAAACACATCAGCTTCATCGAAGACACCGCCGTCCCGCCGGAGAACCTCCCCGAGTACGTCGCGGACTTCCAGGATCTCCTCGAAGACGTCGGGACGTTTGCGGCCTTCTACGCCCACGCTGGCCCAGGGTGTCTCCACATCCGCCCGCTCGTGAACACCAAGACGACCGAGGGCATCGAACAGTTCGAGGCCATCGCCGAGGGGGCGACCGACCTGGTCGTCGAGTACGGCGGCAGCGTCTCCGGCGAGCACGGCGACGGTCGCGCTCGCTCGCAGTTCAACCGCAAGCTCTACGGCGAGGACCTCTGGGGGACCTTCGAGGACCTGAAGACCGCCTTCGACCCAGACTGGCTGCTCAACCCCGGGAACGTCTGTGGCGATCACGACATGACCGAGAACCTCCGGTTCAGCCCGGAGTACGACTTCGAACTCGGGTTCGATCCGGTTCTCGAATGGGACAACGACAACGGCATGCAGGGCATGGTCGAACTCTGTCACGGGTGTGGCGGCTGTCGCGGCCCCCAGGACACCACCGGCGGGGTGATGTGCCCGACCTTCCGGGCCAGCGAGGAGGAGATCACCTCCACACGCGGCCGGGCGAACATGCTCCGGCAGGCCATGAGCGGCGACCTCCCCGACGACGTCACCGACGAGGCGTTCATGACGGAGGTGCTCGACCTCTGTGTCGGGTGTAAGGGCTGTGCGAAGGACTGCCCGAGCGAGGTCGACATGGCCAAACTCAAGGCGGAAGTCAGCCACCAGCACCACCAGGAGCACGGCTCGAGCCTCCGGGACAAGGTCTTCGGGAACGTCGACCGACTGCTCCCGCTGGGAAGCGCGCTGGCTCCGATCTCCAACTGGGCACAGCGACTGCCAGGTCAGGGCCTCATCCAGGAGAAGGTTCTCGGGATCGCCCGCGAGCGGTCGTTCCCCACCTTCTACCGGGAGACGTTCGTCGACTGGTTCGCGAGTCACGAGCCAGCAGTCTCGGTAGCCGAGGCCGACCAGAAGGTGTTGCTGTTCCCCGACACGTTCTCGAACTACAACCGCCCGCAGGCCGGGAAAGCCGCCGTTCGCGTCCTCGAAGCGGCCGGTGTCCACGTGGACGTGCCAGACGACGTCGTCGACAGCGGTCGTGCGGCCCACTCGAAGGGCTTCCTCGAGAAGGCCAAGCGACACGCCGAGGACAACGTCGAGACGCTCGCCCCGAAGGTCGGGGAGGGATGGGACGTCGTCAGCGTCGAGCCCTCGGTCGCCGTGATGTTCCAGCTCGACTACCTCGATCTGCTGTCCGGCCCCGACGCCGAGACGGTCGCGAACAACACCTACGGGATCTTCGAGTACCTCGACACCCACGACCTCGTCGGCGACCTCGACGTCGATCCGAACGCGCGCCCGCTGACCTACCACGGTCACTGCCACCAGAAGGCAATCAAGAAGGACCACTACACCGCCGACGTCCTCGACACCGTCGGGTTCACCGTCGACGAACTCGACAGTAGCTGCTGTGGGATGTCCGGGTCGTTCGGCTACGAAGCCGAACACTACTCGCTCAGCCAGTCGATGGCCGACATCCTCTTCGACCAGATCGAAGACAGTTCCGGCGAGCGCGTCATCGCTCCCGGGGCCTCCTGTCGCCATCAGATCGGCGAACACGAGGGGGCAAGCGACGACCCGCCACACCCCATCGAAGTACTCGCTGAAGGCCTCGAAGCCTGA
- a CDS encoding MarR family transcriptional regulator translates to MSRASSTPGSTQDIGPAGQTTLATEGDEPPACAAGTYDELDYPDPIAHGQGVEVVINDHTDDREDSAYKRLWRAWREHVGEPDNEPYVLLEDVHERVDWLHDDFPAHLVLKSKGWKVGERAGDDGVEGQRYEYSLQVARYDPEADVADPAAAIDDGLRTPVSFQSWIQPQNEALVHKDGNPLICQYGEGTKFRTQTTYAEADEALVRTIQIVTLAMAALDRESPAWETMNRDSWRVWKGEVHHRIPSEMMSAVVSRLRSMRTLIEFGGSGDADGGGRYRNGAAVEERVVSDMFDRIGFAGFAAREGYKLGLKVYRVAGTPRDSRLAEPKLEAFFAGTDDGTKLPHVDEWLALRATLRQLVNTVAIRSGIEHYRLQPDDYYQPDEREMIETVVPTGWRQAMQEANEERERRILKTCYSSLTKARWDVLWVVATQDGATYDQLVEATGYSRDYVREIVREFEEEDVLRRTTYPRLVVFHNEELRLNSREKLQEVHPDRDLQDIREAAEERREQRREQQAQADEDSEAPDGNDDRDQAASDEQADRDRWVRVDQLVYSAADIGRYLERGDIDATDAKIRVDGYDWIG, encoded by the coding sequence ATGAGTAGGGCATCGTCGACCCCAGGCTCTACACAGGACATCGGGCCGGCCGGACAGACTACGCTCGCCACCGAAGGCGACGAGCCGCCCGCCTGTGCCGCCGGCACGTACGACGAACTCGACTACCCCGATCCGATCGCCCACGGCCAGGGTGTCGAGGTGGTCATCAACGACCACACCGACGATCGCGAGGACTCCGCGTACAAGCGACTGTGGCGGGCCTGGCGCGAGCATGTCGGCGAACCCGACAATGAGCCGTACGTCCTACTCGAGGACGTCCACGAGCGGGTTGACTGGTTGCACGACGATTTCCCAGCCCATCTCGTGCTCAAATCGAAGGGCTGGAAGGTCGGCGAGCGCGCCGGCGACGACGGCGTCGAAGGACAACGCTACGAGTACAGCCTGCAGGTCGCCCGCTACGATCCCGAGGCAGACGTCGCGGATCCCGCCGCCGCGATCGACGACGGGCTCCGCACGCCCGTCTCCTTCCAGTCCTGGATCCAGCCCCAGAACGAGGCTCTCGTCCACAAGGACGGCAACCCACTGATCTGCCAGTACGGCGAGGGGACGAAGTTCCGGACCCAGACCACCTACGCCGAGGCCGACGAGGCCCTCGTCCGGACGATCCAGATCGTCACGCTCGCGATGGCCGCGCTCGATCGTGAGTCGCCCGCGTGGGAGACGATGAACCGAGACTCCTGGCGAGTCTGGAAGGGCGAGGTTCACCACCGCATCCCCTCAGAGATGATGAGTGCCGTCGTGAGTCGGCTGCGCTCGATGCGGACGCTAATCGAGTTCGGTGGGTCGGGTGACGCCGACGGTGGCGGGCGCTACCGGAACGGGGCCGCCGTCGAGGAACGGGTCGTCTCGGACATGTTCGACCGGATCGGCTTCGCCGGCTTCGCCGCGCGCGAGGGCTACAAGCTGGGGCTGAAGGTCTATCGCGTCGCCGGGACGCCACGGGACAGTCGCCTCGCAGAGCCGAAGCTCGAGGCCTTCTTCGCCGGCACGGACGACGGCACGAAGTTGCCCCACGTCGACGAGTGGCTGGCGCTGCGGGCGACACTGCGGCAGTTGGTCAACACCGTCGCGATCCGCAGCGGGATCGAGCACTACCGCCTGCAGCCCGACGACTACTACCAGCCCGACGAGCGGGAGATGATCGAGACGGTCGTCCCGACGGGCTGGCGACAGGCCATGCAGGAAGCCAACGAAGAACGCGAGCGTCGGATTCTGAAGACCTGCTACAGTAGCCTCACGAAGGCCCGCTGGGACGTCCTCTGGGTGGTCGCAACCCAGGACGGCGCGACCTACGACCAGCTCGTCGAGGCCACCGGCTACTCGCGCGATTACGTGCGCGAGATCGTCCGGGAGTTCGAGGAGGAAGACGTCCTCCGGCGGACCACCTACCCGCGGTTGGTCGTCTTCCACAACGAGGAGTTACGACTCAACTCCCGGGAGAAACTGCAGGAAGTCCACCCCGATCGTGATCTCCAGGACATCCGCGAGGCTGCCGAGGAGCGGCGCGAACAGCGGCGCGAGCAGCAGGCCCAGGCCGACGAGGACAGTGAGGCTCCCGATGGGAACGACGATCGCGACCAGGCGGCCAGCGACGAGCAGGCCGATCGCGATCGCTGGGTGCGCGTCGATCAGTTGGTCTATTCGGCCGCCGATATCGGCCGGTACCTCGAACGCGGCGACATCGACGCGACGGACGCAAAGATCCGCGTCGACGGTTACGACTGGATCGGTTGA